A part of Hydrogenobacter sp. T-8 genomic DNA contains:
- a CDS encoding DUF420 domain-containing protein, producing the protein MLTTFITLLSMLTISVSGVAIVLGIFLIKSGKREAHKKAMITASVFALIFVLLYILRNVLQAQGLVPVGKYEGPYRGLFLFILWSHTALAIVNFPLAVITLRYAFKGLFERHRKIAPITAFVWIYVAVTGWLIFYFMQFLNR; encoded by the coding sequence ATGCTTACCACTTTTATAACTCTTTTGAGTATGCTTACCATATCTGTAAGTGGAGTTGCCATAGTTCTTGGTATATTTCTCATAAAGTCTGGCAAAAGAGAAGCTCACAAAAAGGCTATGATAACCGCCTCAGTGTTTGCCCTTATATTTGTCCTCCTATATATCCTTAGGAACGTTCTTCAGGCTCAAGGGCTCGTGCCTGTTGGAAAGTATGAGGGTCCCTACAGAGGGCTGTTTCTTTTTATTCTCTGGTCTCATACCGCTCTTGCCATAGTGAACTTTCCTCTTGCGGTTATAACCCTGAGGTATGCCTTTAAGGGATTGTTTGAAAGGCACAGGAAAATTGCCCCCATAACTGCTTTTGTCTGGATATACGTAGCTGTGACGGGTTGGCTTATCTTCTACTTTATGCAGTTCCTTAACCGATGA
- the fabG gene encoding 3-oxoacyl-[acyl-carrier-protein] reductase, whose protein sequence is MFHIELNGKNALITGSTRGIGKAIAQYFAKAGARVIITGRDQGRAEEVAKEIAQTYGVETLGVAMDMSEKDSITSAYERIESLFGGVDILVNNAGITKDKLFLRMSLEDWEEVLRVNLTGTFLITSLAVKGMLKKRWGRIVNISSVVGFTGNIGQVNYSSTKSALIGFTKSLAKELASRNITVNAVAPGFIETDMTSVLSDELKQAYLRNIPLGRFGKPEDVAGAVVFLCSDYASYITGEVLHVNGGMY, encoded by the coding sequence ATGTTTCATATAGAGCTAAATGGTAAGAACGCCCTTATAACAGGCTCTACTCGTGGAATAGGAAAAGCCATAGCCCAGTATTTTGCAAAGGCAGGTGCAAGGGTAATAATAACAGGGAGAGACCAAGGTAGGGCGGAAGAGGTAGCAAAGGAAATAGCACAAACTTACGGTGTAGAAACCCTTGGTGTTGCCATGGATATGTCCGAAAAGGACTCCATAACCTCTGCCTACGAAAGGATAGAGTCCCTTTTTGGTGGAGTAGACATACTCGTAAACAACGCAGGCATAACAAAGGATAAGCTCTTTTTGAGAATGTCCCTTGAGGACTGGGAAGAAGTCCTTAGAGTAAACCTTACTGGAACTTTTCTTATAACCTCCCTTGCGGTAAAGGGTATGCTTAAGAAAAGATGGGGTAGGATAGTAAACATATCCTCTGTGGTAGGCTTTACGGGTAACATAGGGCAGGTAAATTACTCCTCAACAAAATCTGCCCTTATTGGATTTACCAAAAGCCTCGCCAAGGAGCTGGCAAGCAGGAACATAACTGTCAATGCGGTAGCACCAGGCTTTATAGAAACGGATATGACTTCAGTGTTAAGCGATGAGCTAAAGCAAGCCTATCTAAGGAACATACCACTTGGTAGGTTTGGAAAGCCAGAGGATGTGGCGGGCGCGGTGGTGTTTCTGTGTTCAGACTATGCCAGCTATATTACCGGTGAAGTTCTGCATGTAAATGGTGGTATGTATTAA
- the folK gene encoding 2-amino-4-hydroxy-6-hydroxymethyldihydropteridine diphosphokinase, with product MPLCYIAFGSNVEDRLNYIIKALELLKGYGSIKKVSTLYLSQPWGKTDQPVFINGVLEFETELNPIRLLEILKNIERQAGRKPRERWGPREIDLDILLYENHILMLSFLRIPHPYLTERDFFLFPLLELNPNLIHPASKVKLQEYASRLENNLTPFACLLPF from the coding sequence ATGCCTTTATGCTATATAGCCTTTGGGAGCAACGTAGAGGACAGGCTCAATTACATAATAAAAGCCTTGGAGCTTCTAAAGGGTTATGGCTCAATAAAAAAGGTTTCCACACTATACCTTAGCCAGCCATGGGGCAAGACAGACCAGCCAGTTTTTATAAATGGCGTCCTTGAGTTTGAAACAGAGCTTAACCCTATAAGACTTCTTGAGATTTTGAAAAACATAGAAAGACAGGCTGGTAGGAAACCAAGGGAAAGGTGGGGACCAAGAGAGATAGACCTTGATATATTACTCTATGAAAACCATATTTTGATGCTTAGCTTTCTCCGTATTCCACATCCTTACCTTACAGAAAGAGACTTTTTCCTTTTTCCACTTCTTGAATTAAACCCCAACCTTATACATCCCGCAAGCAAGGTCAAACTTCAAGAATACGCAAGCAGGCTTGAAAACAACCTTACTCCCTTTGCTTGCCTTTTACCATTTTAA